In Azotosporobacter soli, one DNA window encodes the following:
- a CDS encoding tetratricopeptide repeat protein: MTNTKIIRVVVILSLALLCFSVFYFITKDPQCQIWLYSHQIEGTPDQSRDAYYKRGIAYSKRHQYDLAISDYSKAIELEPKKEDAYVSRGIAYANVEKINLALEDFTKAIELNATMAEAYNNRGGMYFVKGEYQKAVEDCTKAIEIAGDAKSFLLRGNAYVGLKEYEKAISDYQQAIRTNQDLVHAYFELGAVYEKKQQYKEALNAYNEFIKNAAPSDQRIAQAKERIKGLQ; the protein is encoded by the coding sequence ATGACAAATACGAAAATAATTCGTGTGGTTGTGATTTTATCGCTAGCATTGCTGTGTTTTTCAGTTTTCTATTTCATCACAAAGGATCCACAGTGTCAGATTTGGCTATACAGTCATCAGATTGAAGGAACGCCGGATCAAAGCCGCGATGCATACTACAAAAGAGGCATAGCATATTCGAAAAGACATCAATATGATTTAGCGATAAGTGATTATTCAAAAGCGATAGAACTAGAACCAAAAAAGGAAGACGCGTATGTTTCGCGAGGAATTGCTTATGCGAACGTAGAGAAGATAAACCTGGCATTGGAAGACTTTACGAAGGCGATCGAACTGAACGCAACGATGGCGGAAGCGTACAATAATCGAGGCGGCATGTATTTTGTAAAAGGTGAATATCAGAAGGCGGTGGAGGATTGTACGAAAGCAATTGAGATCGCTGGCGATGCTAAATCGTTCTTGCTTCGCGGCAATGCCTATGTTGGATTAAAGGAATATGAGAAGGCAATCAGCGATTATCAACAGGCCATTCGAACAAATCAAGATCTTGTGCATGCCTATTTTGAGCTGGGAGCTGTTTATGAAAAGAAACAACAATACAAAGAAGCGCTGAATGCCTACAATGAATTTATCAAAAATGCCGCGCCGAGTGATCAACGAATTGCCCAGGCAAAAGAGAGGATTAAGGGATTGCAATAA